The following coding sequences are from one Arachis hypogaea cultivar Tifrunner chromosome 7, arahy.Tifrunner.gnm2.J5K5, whole genome shotgun sequence window:
- the LOC112702456 gene encoding 18.3 kDa class I heat shock protein codes for MAWSTGSVLNLTTVFFPDDVDWKETPAAHVFRTDVPGLSRDEVRVEIVKGWTVRIYGKRARDAREGTTDTWRHVGRWSGRFERTFKLPQNACVDQLRASMKHGVLTITVPKVEPLRSIPIDDED; via the coding sequence ATGGCTTGGAGCACCGGAAGTGTCCTAAACCTAACGACGGTGTTCTTTCCGGATGACGTGGACTGGAAGGAGACACCTGCCGCCCACGTGTTCAGAACCGACGTGCCTGGCCTCTCCAGGGATGAAGTCAGGGTGGAGATCGTCAAGGGATGGACGGTCAGGATCTACGGCAAACGGGCACGCGACGCCAGGGAAGGAACCACCGACACGTGGCGCCACGTGGGTCGCTGGAGCGGCAGGTTCGAGCGCACCTTCAAGCTACCTCAGAACGCCTGCGTGGACCAGCTCAGAGCCTCTATGAAACACGGCGTCCTCACTATCACCGTTCCCAAGGTCGAGCCCCTCAGGTCCATTCCTATTGATGATGAAGACTGA
- the LOC112702455 gene encoding 18.2 kDa class I heat shock protein — protein sequence MSMIPSVFGGRRSNILDPFSLDVWDPFQDIFSVAMSGPNASASAREASAIASTRVDWKETPEAHVFNVDLPGLKKEEVKVEVEDGRVLQISGERSREQEQKDDRWHRVERSTGKFMRRFRLPENANMDEIRAAMENGVLTITVPKVEEKKPEIKSIQISG from the coding sequence ATGTCTATGATCCCAAGCGTGTTCGGTGGAAGACGTAGCAACATCTTGGACCCATTCTCTTTGGACGTATGGGACCCTTTCCAGGACATTTTCTCGGTCGCTATGTCGGGTCCCAATGCGTCAGCGTCGGCACGTGAAGCCAGCGCCATAGCAAGCACCCGGGTGGACTGGAAGGAGACTCCGGAGGCGCACGTGTTCAATGTGGATCTTCCGGGgctgaagaaggaagaagtgaagGTGGAGGTTGAGGACGGGAGGGTGCTGCAGATAAGTGGTGAGAGGAGCAGGGAGCAAGAGCAGAAGGATGACAGGTGGCACCGCGTGGAGAGAAGTACGGGCAAGTTCATGAGGAGGTTCAGGCTGCCCGAGAATGCTAATATGGATGAGATCAGGGCAGCTATGGAGAATGGCGTGCTGACCATAACTGTCCCTAAGGTTGAAGAGAAGAAGCCTGAAATCAAGTCTATTCAGATCTCTGGCTAA